A single Danio aesculapii chromosome 19, fDanAes4.1, whole genome shotgun sequence DNA region contains:
- the slc52a2 gene encoding solute carrier family 52, riboflavin transporter, member 2 isoform X2: MADTWWNHAIVTHILVALFGMGSWISVDSIWVELPVVVGVLPEGWNLPAYISVLIAFGNLGPVAVTLTHHFAPGWLNERLVIHIIQALAVVASAFLALFWSQVAMVSGEPRSVPFLLLTFILSLFCCTSNVTFLPFMYRYPAQYIRTFFVGQGLSALFPCVVALGQGVGKLECIEKSNGTEAHYLKENFPAQIFFWILTVMLVISAMSFLALTNRVVTQTPAEEGPKTKQETDKTEEETHPLQNGGSSVSEEQVEIEKQAPVVAFWTSRNVYMLLLLGISNALTNGVLPSVQSFSCLPYGNMTFHLSVVLGNIANPLACFVAMFVILRSSVGLGMMSLGGIIFASYLMALAALSPCPPLLGSQLGVALVIVSWIIFTGLFSYLKVVVGTLLHEAGHAALLWCGVFIQAGSLIGALSMFPLVSVYEVFKRAKDCTDACS, encoded by the exons ATGGCAGATACATGGTGGAATCATGCCATTGTCACACACATTCTGGTGGCCTTGTTTGGAATGGGCTCATGGATCTCTGTAGACTCGATATGGGTTGAGCTGCCAGTTGTCGTAGGGGTTCTACCTGAAG GGTGGAATTTGCCAGCCTATATTTCAGTTCTGATTGCATTTGGGAATTTGGGACCAGTGGCTGTCACTTTAACACACCACTTTGCTCCAGGATGGCTGAATGAGCGATTGGTCATCCATATCATACAAGCACTAGCGGTGGTAGCTTCCGCATTTCTTGCTCTCTTTTGGTCCCAGGTGGCTATGGTCTCAGGAGAGCCTAGATCTGTCCCATTCCTGCTACTTACTTTTATACTGTCATTATTCTGCTGCACTTCCAATGTCACCTTCTTACCCTTTATGTATCGGTACCCTGCACAATATATCCGGACGTTCTTTGTTGGACAAGGCCTTAGTGCTCTCTTTCCTTGTGTGGTCGCTTTGGGACAGGGTGTAGGGAAACTAGAGTGCATTGAGAAATCCAATGGCACAGAGGCCCATTATCTCAAAGAAAACTTTCCAGCCCAAATTTTCTTCTGGATCTTGACTGTAATGCTGGTAATTTCAGCCATGAGTTTCCTGGCTCTGACAAACAGAGTGGTCACTCAGACTCCAGCAGAAGAAGGTCCAAAAACTAAGCAGGAAACAGATAAGACGGAGGAAGAGACCCATCCTTTACAAAATGGAGGTTCTTCAGTTTCTGAGGAACAAGTTGAAATTGAAAAACAGGCTCCTGTTGTGGCCTTCTGGACATCCCGCAATGTCTACATGCTTCTTTTGCTGGGAATATCCAATGCGTTGACCAACGGTGTGTTGCCATCTGTACAGAGTTTCTCCTGTCTTCCTTACGGCAACATGACCTTTCACCTTTCTGTCGTCTTGGGCAACATCGCAAATCCTTTGGCCTGCTTTGTGGCCATGTTTGTCATATTAAG GTCCAGCGTTGGTCTTGGTATGATGTCACTGGGAGGCATTATTTTCGCATCCTATCTCATGGCCTTGGCTGCATTAAGTCCCTGTCCACCACTTTTAGGAAGTCAGCTTGGAGTTGCTCTAGTG ATTGTATCCTGGATCATCTTCACTGGTCTGTTCTCATACCTGAAGGTGGTAGTTGGGACTCTTCTTCATGAAGCAGGACATGCAGCTTTGCTCTGGTGTGGAGTCTTCATTCAGGCCGGTTCTCTCATAGGAGCTCTTTCAATGTTCCCTTTGGTCAGTGTGTATGAGGTCTTCAAACGAGCAAAGGACTGCACAGATGCTTGCAGTTAA